A genomic region of Pseudomonas sp. RSB 5.4 contains the following coding sequences:
- the hldE gene encoding bifunctional D-glycero-beta-D-manno-heptose-7-phosphate kinase/D-glycero-beta-D-manno-heptose 1-phosphate adenylyltransferase HldE, giving the protein MKLSMPRFDQAPVLVVGDVMLDRYWHGGTSRISPEAPVPVVKVEQIEDRPGGAANVALNIAALGAPASLVGVTGDDEAADSLSNSLKGAGVRALFQRIAHQPTIVKLRVMSRHQQLLRIDFEEPFATDALALASQVDDLLEGIKVLVLSDYGKGALKNHQALIQAARAKGIPVLADPKGKDFSIYRGASLITPNLSEFEAIVGGCADEHELVSKGAALMHDLELGALLVTRGEHGMTLLRPEHPALHLPARAREVFDVTGAGDTVISTLAAAIAAGEELPHAVALANLAAGIVVGKLGTAAISAPELRRAIQREEGSERGVLGLEQLVLAVADARAHNERIVFTNGCFDILHAGHVTYLEQARAQGDRLIVAINDDASVSRLKGPGRPINSVDRRMAVLAGLGAVDWVISFPEGTPENLLREVKPDVLVKGGDYGIDQVVGADIVKAYGGTVKVLGLVENSSTTAIVEKIRGN; this is encoded by the coding sequence ATGAAGTTGTCCATGCCGCGATTCGATCAAGCCCCAGTCTTGGTGGTCGGCGATGTCATGCTCGACCGTTACTGGCATGGTGGAACCTCACGGATTTCCCCTGAGGCACCGGTTCCGGTTGTAAAAGTCGAGCAAATCGAAGACCGCCCGGGCGGTGCTGCCAACGTTGCCTTGAACATTGCCGCGCTGGGCGCGCCGGCGTCGCTGGTCGGTGTGACCGGTGACGACGAAGCCGCCGACAGCCTGAGCAACAGTCTCAAGGGCGCGGGCGTGCGTGCCCTGTTCCAGCGTATTGCGCATCAGCCGACCATCGTCAAGCTGCGGGTCATGAGCCGGCACCAGCAATTGCTGCGTATCGACTTCGAAGAACCGTTTGCCACCGATGCGCTGGCCTTGGCCTCGCAGGTCGATGATCTGCTCGAAGGCATCAAGGTGCTGGTGCTGTCGGACTACGGCAAAGGCGCGCTGAAGAATCATCAAGCCTTGATTCAGGCGGCACGTGCCAAAGGCATTCCGGTGCTGGCCGATCCCAAGGGCAAGGATTTTTCGATCTACCGTGGCGCCAGTCTGATCACGCCGAACCTCAGCGAATTCGAAGCCATCGTTGGCGGGTGCGCCGATGAGCACGAGCTGGTGAGCAAGGGCGCAGCCCTGATGCACGATCTCGAACTCGGCGCGCTGCTGGTCACTCGCGGTGAACACGGCATGACCCTGCTGCGCCCGGAGCATCCGGCGCTGCACTTGCCGGCCCGCGCCCGTGAAGTGTTCGACGTGACCGGTGCTGGCGACACAGTGATTTCGACCCTGGCGGCGGCGATTGCTGCCGGTGAAGAACTGCCGCACGCGGTGGCGCTGGCCAACCTGGCGGCCGGCATCGTGGTCGGCAAGCTCGGTACTGCAGCGATCAGCGCCCCGGAACTGCGCCGCGCGATTCAGCGTGAAGAAGGTTCGGAGCGTGGTGTTCTGGGGCTGGAGCAACTGGTGCTGGCAGTGGCCGATGCCCGTGCGCATAACGAGCGCATCGTCTTCACCAACGGCTGCTTCGACATTCTGCATGCCGGTCACGTGACCTACCTCGAACAGGCGCGCGCTCAGGGCGACCGTCTGATCGTGGCGATCAACGATGACGCCTCGGTCAGCCGCCTGAAAGGGCCGGGACGCCCGATCAACAGTGTCGACCGGCGCATGGCGGTACTCGCCGGCCTCGGTGCGGTGGACTGGGTGATCAGCTTCCCGGAAGGCACCCCGGAAAACCTGTTGCGCGAGGTCAAGCCGGATGTGCTGGTCAAGGGCGGTGATTACGGTATCGACCAGGTGGTCGGCGCCGATATCGTCAAGGCTTACGGCGGTACGGTGAAAGTGCTGGGTCTAGTGGAAAACAGCTCGACCACCGCGATCGTGGAAAAAATCCGCGGTAACTGA